Proteins encoded by one window of Halorubrum ruber:
- a CDS encoding cold-shock protein — translation MAKGEVDFFNDTGGYGFISTDDADEDVFFHMEDVGGPDLEEGQEVEFDIEEADKGPRASNVTRL, via the coding sequence ATGGCGAAAGGCGAAGTTGACTTCTTCAACGACACTGGCGGCTACGGTTTCATTTCGACTGACGACGCGGACGAGGACGTGTTCTTCCACATGGAAGACGTCGGCGGCCCGGACCTCGAAGAGGGTCAGGAAGTCGAGTTCGACATCGAGGAGGCGGACAAGGGTCCGCGCGCGTCGAACGTCACCCGTCTGTAA
- a CDS encoding TetR/AcrR family transcriptional regulator — translation MSDSPSAAAEIMDGVYSALRAHGYADLTMQDIADECSKSKSLLHYHYDTKEDLLVAFLEYIISDSEERIAARADDPPVDRLVQFVGWFVFAPDEADREAFHIALLELRTQGPFNERIREQLARSDRLLRGTVADILADGSEEGVFRDVDVEETAALLVATLDGARTRQITLAGAERGDEGDGYTREVAEAALRRIVGPLLADGVDLPPLDDAIDELRRDSNDSENESQEADEPADDPE, via the coding sequence ATGAGCGACTCGCCGAGCGCGGCAGCGGAGATCATGGACGGGGTGTACAGCGCCCTCCGCGCTCACGGCTACGCCGACCTGACGATGCAGGACATCGCCGACGAGTGTTCGAAGAGCAAGTCGCTGCTCCACTACCACTACGACACGAAGGAGGACCTCCTCGTCGCCTTCTTGGAGTACATCATCTCCGACTCCGAGGAGCGGATCGCTGCCCGCGCGGACGACCCGCCGGTCGACCGGTTAGTCCAGTTCGTCGGCTGGTTCGTCTTCGCGCCCGACGAGGCCGACCGCGAGGCGTTCCACATCGCCCTCTTGGAGCTTCGCACGCAGGGGCCGTTCAACGAGCGGATCCGCGAGCAGCTGGCGCGCAGCGACCGGCTGCTCCGCGGGACCGTCGCCGACATCCTCGCGGACGGCAGCGAGGAAGGCGTCTTCCGCGACGTCGACGTCGAGGAGACGGCGGCCCTGCTCGTGGCGACCCTCGACGGCGCGCGGACCCGGCAGATCACGCTCGCCGGCGCCGAGCGCGGCGACGAGGGCGACGGCTACACCCGCGAGGTCGCGGAGGCGGCGCTCCGACGGATCGTCGGGCCGCTGCTCGCCGACGGGGTCGACCTGCCGCCGCTCGACGACGCGATCGACGAGCTGCGGCGCGATTCAAACGATTCTGAGAACGAGAGTCAGGAAGCCGACGAGCCAGCGGACGACCCCGAATGA
- a CDS encoding MFS transporter — translation MTRFGFERPPPVLLAVIASTFFVGFGGGVVFPILPNLGAVLGISAFMVGAILSANRWVRLVANAPAGALVDRYGTRTPFVIGLFVEGVATLGYVVALAMPPAESLRPLAASLPRFAAGPLVVGAEEWFAPIDVAVAPETWFLLARILWGLGSAAVFATAYTIAADLSDSGSRGTNMGIVRGGITMGFPAGLVLGGIVSALAGNVAAFTVAAAFALTASVVAYRYVPETHVTGDRSGDSIKPWEVDTAIPAVTVGLVNFGLMFAYIGALFSTLVLFLGAEDISLFGLAPQGTSGLFMAGTVVSAAFFMLVGGRVSDTRDSRTPILLAFLAVSFVGFLLLARAGSVLSLGLACVFIGAGQGGTSGPMMALLADLTPDERMGRASGTNNVLGDVGGGLGPMVSLPLIEAVGFTPIYAACAALPLLAGGVLLLGVRRETGTFLPGRVADEAGSSDPSKVVDS, via the coding sequence ATGACTCGCTTCGGGTTCGAGCGGCCGCCGCCGGTCCTGCTCGCGGTGATCGCGAGCACGTTCTTCGTCGGCTTCGGCGGCGGCGTCGTCTTCCCGATCTTACCGAACCTCGGCGCGGTCCTCGGTATCTCGGCGTTCATGGTGGGCGCGATCCTCTCCGCGAACCGGTGGGTGCGGCTCGTCGCGAACGCGCCGGCTGGCGCCCTCGTCGACCGGTACGGGACGCGCACGCCGTTCGTCATCGGGCTGTTCGTCGAGGGGGTCGCCACGCTCGGCTACGTCGTCGCGCTCGCGATGCCCCCCGCCGAGTCGCTCCGCCCGCTCGCGGCCTCGCTGCCGAGGTTCGCGGCCGGCCCGCTGGTCGTCGGCGCGGAGGAGTGGTTCGCCCCGATCGACGTCGCCGTCGCGCCCGAGACGTGGTTCCTGCTCGCGCGGATCCTCTGGGGGCTCGGCTCCGCCGCGGTGTTCGCGACCGCCTACACCATCGCGGCCGACCTCTCCGACAGCGGCTCGCGCGGGACGAACATGGGGATCGTCCGCGGCGGGATCACGATGGGGTTCCCGGCCGGCCTCGTGCTCGGCGGGATCGTCTCCGCGCTCGCGGGCAACGTCGCCGCCTTCACCGTCGCCGCCGCGTTCGCGCTCACGGCCAGCGTGGTCGCGTACCGCTACGTCCCGGAGACGCACGTCACCGGCGACCGCTCGGGAGATTCGATCAAGCCGTGGGAGGTCGACACCGCGATCCCGGCCGTGACGGTCGGCTTAGTCAACTTCGGGCTGATGTTCGCGTACATCGGCGCGCTGTTCTCCACGCTCGTCTTGTTCCTCGGCGCCGAGGACATCTCGCTGTTCGGCCTCGCCCCGCAGGGCACTTCCGGGCTGTTCATGGCCGGCACGGTCGTCTCGGCCGCGTTCTTCATGCTCGTCGGCGGGCGGGTCTCCGACACCCGGGACTCCCGGACGCCGATCCTGCTGGCGTTCCTCGCCGTCTCGTTCGTCGGGTTCCTGCTGCTCGCGCGGGCCGGGTCGGTCCTCTCTTTAGGCCTCGCCTGCGTCTTCATCGGCGCCGGACAGGGCGGGACGAGCGGCCCGATGATGGCCCTCCTCGCGGACCTCACCCCCGACGAGCGGATGGGGCGCGCCTCGGGGACGAACAACGTCCTCGGCGACGTCGGCGGCGGCCTCGGACCCATGGTGTCGCTTCCCCTCATCGAGGCGGTCGGGTTCACCCCCATCTACGCCGCCTGCGCCGCTCTGCCGCTGCTCGCCGGGGGCGTCCTCCTCCTCGGCGTCCGCCGGGAGACCGGGACGTTCCTCCCCGGCCGCGTCGCGGACGAGGCGGGTTCGAGCGACCCGTCGAAGGTCGTCGACTCGTAG
- a CDS encoding 50S ribosomal protein L11, giving the protein MAGTIEALVPGGQANPGPPLGPELGPTPVDVQDVVAEINDETAAFDGMEVPVTVEYDDDGSFTIEVGVPPTAELIKDEAGFETGSGEPQENFVADMSIEQVKTVAEQKSSDLLAYDTKAAAKEVGGTCASLGVTIEGEDARTFDDRVDAGEYDDVLDE; this is encoded by the coding sequence ATGGCTGGAACTATCGAAGCGCTCGTCCCCGGCGGGCAGGCCAACCCCGGCCCGCCGCTCGGTCCCGAGCTCGGACCGACGCCGGTGGACGTCCAGGACGTCGTCGCGGAGATCAACGACGAGACCGCTGCCTTCGACGGCATGGAGGTGCCCGTCACCGTCGAATACGACGACGACGGCTCCTTCACCATCGAGGTCGGCGTGCCGCCCACCGCGGAGCTCATCAAGGACGAGGCCGGTTTCGAGACTGGCTCCGGCGAGCCCCAGGAGAACTTCGTCGCCGACATGTCGATCGAGCAGGTGAAGACGGTCGCCGAGCAGAAGTCGAGCGACCTGCTCGCGTACGACACGAAGGCCGCCGCCAAGGAGGTCGGCGGCACCTGCGCCTCCCTCGGCGTCACCATCGAGGGCGAGGACGCCCGGACGTTCGACGACCGCGTCGACGCCGGCGAGTACGACGACGTCCTCGACGAGTAA
- a CDS encoding DUF4013 domain-containing protein — MIEASLTYLRDGDDAVTTAVIGGLLLLASPLVIPSILVLGYLTRVLRRTADGDGEPPVFGEWGELFVDGLKAFAVAFVYSLLPLAVVAAAVAVSLSAFVVVPGAGDGGAGTFLGTFVVGIVVLVAGLVALGLSLVGLYVTPAALAAVADSGRVGDGFAVGTLWGVVTKRAYATGWLTAAVVVLAGALAIGVLSVVPVLGTIAGVFVQFYALVAAAAIVGWTWADVRPVATEPPEPEPAERPVV; from the coding sequence ATGATAGAAGCATCGCTCACCTACCTTCGCGACGGCGACGACGCCGTCACCACCGCCGTCATCGGCGGGCTTCTGCTGCTGGCGAGCCCGCTCGTCATCCCCTCGATCCTCGTCCTCGGCTACCTGACGCGGGTCCTGCGGCGCACCGCCGACGGCGACGGCGAGCCGCCGGTTTTCGGGGAGTGGGGGGAGCTCTTCGTCGACGGGCTGAAGGCGTTCGCGGTCGCGTTCGTTTACTCGCTGCTCCCGCTCGCGGTCGTCGCGGCCGCCGTGGCCGTGAGTCTCAGCGCGTTCGTCGTGGTTCCGGGGGCCGGCGACGGCGGCGCCGGGACGTTCCTCGGCACGTTCGTCGTCGGAATCGTCGTCCTCGTCGCGGGGCTCGTCGCTCTCGGACTGTCGCTCGTCGGGCTCTACGTGACGCCGGCGGCGCTGGCCGCGGTCGCGGACTCGGGACGGGTCGGCGACGGGTTCGCCGTCGGGACGCTCTGGGGCGTCGTGACGAAGCGGGCGTACGCGACCGGCTGGCTCACGGCGGCGGTCGTCGTCCTCGCCGGCGCGCTCGCGATCGGCGTGCTCTCCGTGGTTCCGGTCCTCGGGACGATCGCCGGCGTGTTCGTCCAGTTCTACGCGCTCGTCGCCGCGGCCGCGATCGTCGGCTGGACGTGGGCCGACGTGCGGCCGGTCGCGACCGAACCGCCCGAGCCGGAGCCCGCGGAGCGGCCCGTGGTGTAG
- a CDS encoding transcriptional regulator, which produces MPDLHPIAKRIHNVQPRPVRLELDTGDSGVFEFSSTEFFQREFRGEGVRTDDDRDADFRLISSDDYERILLGRSGSDEEGWSMVGEVIAAERAEE; this is translated from the coding sequence ATGCCGGATCTACACCCGATCGCGAAGCGGATCCACAACGTCCAGCCCCGGCCGGTGCGGCTCGAACTCGACACCGGCGACAGCGGCGTCTTCGAGTTCTCATCGACGGAGTTCTTCCAGCGGGAGTTCCGCGGCGAGGGCGTCCGGACCGACGACGACCGCGACGCCGACTTCCGGCTGATCAGCTCCGACGACTACGAGCGCATTCTGCTCGGTCGCTCCGGGTCCGACGAGGAGGGGTGGTCGATGGTCGGCGAGGTGATCGCGGCCGAGCGCGCCGAGGAGTGA
- a CDS encoding universal stress protein produces the protein MSKRILVAVDGSEEAAEALRFAAAEWPDADLTALHVINPADSATGAEGGFPGASDQWYASAKQRGERILSEAAEAVDQGIDTRLEVGRPTKTILEVAGGEKPVGEDDDAPGEPFDHVVLASRGRTGLSRVLLGSVAEGVVRRAEVPVTVVR, from the coding sequence ATGAGCAAACGCATCCTCGTCGCGGTCGACGGGTCGGAGGAGGCCGCCGAAGCGCTGCGGTTCGCGGCCGCCGAGTGGCCGGACGCCGACCTCACGGCGCTCCACGTGATCAACCCCGCGGACTCGGCGACGGGCGCCGAGGGCGGGTTCCCGGGAGCCTCCGACCAGTGGTACGCCAGCGCCAAGCAGCGCGGCGAGCGGATTCTCTCCGAAGCGGCGGAGGCGGTCGATCAGGGGATCGACACGCGGCTGGAGGTCGGGCGCCCGACGAAGACGATCCTCGAGGTGGCCGGCGGCGAGAAGCCCGTCGGCGAGGACGACGACGCTCCCGGCGAACCGTTCGACCACGTGGTGTTGGCGAGCCGCGGGCGGACCGGGCTCTCGCGGGTCCTCCTCGGCAGCGTCGCGGAGGGCGTGGTGCGCCGCGCCGAGGTGCCCGTGACGGTCGTTCGCTGA
- a CDS encoding ATP-binding protein, with amino-acid sequence MTLEDFTEFSGDDDADGRADEADSAADGGSAVDAADGADAADAPGDAPRADASSGGSESDAGDDREDDAFADYDATPAGTDSGLGVVSVSQGLRVAEEEEETSLKAFVTTGNRESVRLGKYLLIPYPDGERLFCRITGLEYAQEFQSDDATEIHARRQMRRDEFAERDYKFVADLEPMSVVYGEGEGMKRRMTDRVPKPGAVVEEAADDAEIKTGLKIPDDGVFLGHLSVGGEKVRTAAEPPTVDYRVKDDYGDGDPLAFRHTLVAGGTGSGKTHASKNVLRQYLDSDRTYPMGDGRESRMAVVQFDPQDEYAQMHDDNPDLDDAFARRLEREGIAHGGHDDTVALVPRVANATYPGEGHRAERVEFTIPFSLADDMPWLVAGSGLNDNQYPALLTLLNRFFDNYGDSGTYSQFLSYLDDPALKEELHESGRVHEATFDAVKRRVRGVPSGVFDQDAKPITELDHTLVRPGGLSVVPTYHLPTSRQKEIVVLAVAGLLVDDKLSNDPASDRIKETPLLVGMDEAHNFLADADNVQAEKVVQKFTEAAKQGRKERLGLFLITQDPQDVAESVFKQVNTKIVLNLGDEDAISSVNIPTNLAGKVPYMEKGQMVVYSPDNSEPVELIGLSECVTRHD; translated from the coding sequence ATGACGCTGGAGGATTTCACCGAGTTCAGCGGTGACGACGACGCCGACGGCCGCGCGGACGAGGCCGACTCCGCGGCCGACGGCGGAAGCGCCGTTGACGCCGCCGACGGCGCCGACGCCGCCGACGCGCCCGGGGACGCCCCGCGGGCGGACGCCTCGTCTGGCGGATCCGAGTCCGACGCGGGCGACGACCGCGAGGACGACGCGTTCGCCGACTACGACGCGACGCCGGCCGGCACCGATTCGGGGCTGGGCGTCGTGTCGGTGTCACAGGGGCTCCGGGTCGCCGAGGAGGAAGAGGAGACGTCGCTGAAGGCGTTCGTCACGACCGGGAACCGCGAGTCCGTGCGGCTCGGGAAGTACCTCCTGATCCCGTACCCGGACGGAGAGCGGCTGTTCTGCCGGATCACGGGGTTGGAGTACGCGCAGGAGTTCCAGTCGGACGACGCGACGGAGATCCACGCGCGCCGGCAGATGCGCCGCGACGAGTTCGCCGAGCGCGACTACAAGTTCGTCGCCGACTTAGAGCCGATGTCCGTCGTCTACGGCGAGGGCGAGGGGATGAAGCGCCGGATGACGGACCGGGTGCCAAAGCCCGGCGCCGTCGTCGAGGAGGCGGCCGACGACGCCGAGATCAAGACGGGACTGAAGATCCCCGACGACGGCGTCTTCCTCGGGCACCTCTCGGTCGGCGGCGAGAAGGTCCGGACCGCGGCCGAACCCCCCACCGTCGACTACCGGGTGAAGGACGACTACGGCGACGGCGACCCGCTCGCGTTCCGGCACACGCTCGTCGCCGGCGGTACCGGGTCGGGGAAGACCCACGCCTCGAAGAACGTCCTCCGGCAGTACCTCGACTCCGACCGGACTTACCCGATGGGCGACGGCCGCGAGTCGCGGATGGCGGTCGTCCAGTTCGACCCGCAGGACGAGTACGCGCAGATGCACGACGACAACCCCGACCTCGACGACGCGTTCGCGCGACGCTTAGAGCGCGAGGGGATCGCCCACGGCGGCCACGACGACACCGTCGCCCTCGTGCCGCGCGTCGCGAACGCGACGTACCCCGGCGAGGGGCACCGCGCCGAGCGCGTCGAGTTCACGATCCCCTTCTCGCTGGCGGACGACATGCCGTGGCTCGTCGCGGGGTCCGGGCTCAACGACAACCAGTACCCCGCGCTGTTGACGCTTCTCAACCGTTTCTTCGACAACTACGGGGACTCGGGAACCTACAGCCAGTTCCTCTCGTACCTCGACGACCCGGCGCTCAAAGAGGAGCTCCACGAGAGCGGTCGGGTCCACGAGGCGACGTTCGATGCCGTCAAGCGTCGGGTGCGGGGCGTCCCGAGCGGCGTGTTCGATCAGGACGCAAAGCCAATCACGGAGCTTGACCACACGCTCGTGCGCCCCGGCGGGCTCTCGGTCGTCCCCACCTACCACCTGCCGACCTCCCGGCAGAAGGAGATCGTCGTCCTCGCGGTCGCGGGACTGCTCGTCGACGACAAGCTCTCGAACGACCCGGCGAGCGACCGGATCAAGGAGACGCCGCTGCTGGTCGGCATGGACGAGGCACACAACTTCCTCGCCGACGCCGACAACGTCCAGGCGGAGAAGGTCGTCCAGAAGTTCACGGAGGCCGCGAAGCAGGGCCGAAAGGAGCGGTTGGGCCTCTTTCTGATCACGCAGGACCCGCAGGACGTGGCGGAGTCGGTGTTTAAACAGGTCAACACGAAGATCGTGTTGAACCTCGGCGACGAGGACGCGATCTCCAGCGTCAACATCCCGACGAACCTCGCCGGGAAGGTGCCGTACATGGAGAAGGGGCAGATGGTCGTTTACTCCCCGGACAACTCCGAGCCCGTCGAGCTGATCGGCCTCTCGGAGTGCGTGACGCGGCACGACTGA
- a CDS encoding DUF7113 family protein: MILVRGSGGGTDLTGTVFERGEEPPAYKGAPNEDAPYVWVCDAFYEVESGGSPLVVDGEEIRVAFEEPMPRGFDTREQAVEAARDHVRTQFARIGVDPADVEVEVSAADPA, from the coding sequence ATGATACTCGTTCGCGGCAGCGGCGGCGGGACGGACCTCACCGGCACGGTGTTCGAGCGCGGCGAGGAGCCGCCCGCGTACAAGGGCGCGCCGAACGAGGACGCCCCGTACGTGTGGGTGTGCGACGCCTTCTACGAGGTCGAGAGCGGCGGCTCGCCGCTCGTCGTCGACGGCGAGGAGATCCGGGTCGCCTTCGAGGAGCCGATGCCCCGCGGGTTCGACACCCGCGAGCAGGCCGTCGAGGCAGCTCGCGACCACGTCCGCACGCAGTTCGCGCGGATCGGCGTCGACCCCGCCGACGTCGAGGTCGAAGTATCCGCGGCGGACCCGGCCTGA
- a CDS encoding DUF2270 domain-containing protein → MSDPPEDFDPESREEREVAAEAATDRSDFLSLMAHTYRGELGRTSSWRTRIDRTTNWAVVVTASLLTWTFSNESRPHYVLLIGLVMLSVFLGIETRRYRTFDVWRSRVRLLEENVFANALDPEGVEESNWRRLLSEDLREPTIKMPTVEAVSRRLRRVYAPLFSVLIAAWVVRLTVFTPSGSGVVETAAVGALPGALVLAAVACFYLVVLALTLRRAPRRAKGEMQTAGNGDEWK, encoded by the coding sequence ATGTCCGACCCACCGGAGGACTTCGATCCCGAGTCGCGCGAGGAGCGCGAGGTCGCCGCCGAGGCAGCGACCGACCGGTCCGACTTCCTCTCACTGATGGCCCACACCTACCGCGGCGAGCTCGGGCGGACCAGTTCCTGGCGGACTCGAATCGACCGCACGACCAACTGGGCGGTGGTGGTGACCGCGTCGCTGCTCACGTGGACCTTCTCGAACGAGTCGCGGCCGCACTACGTGCTCCTCATCGGGCTCGTCATGCTCAGCGTCTTCCTCGGCATCGAGACGCGCCGGTACCGTACCTTCGACGTCTGGCGGTCTCGCGTCCGCCTCTTAGAGGAGAACGTGTTCGCGAACGCGCTCGACCCGGAGGGCGTCGAGGAGTCCAACTGGCGGCGGCTCCTGAGTGAGGACCTCCGCGAGCCGACGATCAAGATGCCGACCGTCGAGGCGGTGTCCCGGCGGCTCCGGCGCGTGTACGCGCCGCTCTTCTCCGTCCTCATCGCCGCGTGGGTCGTCAGACTCACCGTGTTCACGCCGTCGGGGAGCGGCGTCGTCGAGACGGCCGCGGTCGGCGCGCTCCCGGGCGCGCTCGTCCTCGCCGCCGTCGCCTGTTTCTACCTCGTCGTGCTCGCGCTGACGCTGCGGCGGGCCCCGCGGCGGGCCAAAGGCGAGATGCAGACCGCCGGGAACGGCGACGAGTGGAAGTAA
- a CDS encoding M28 family peptidase: MTELPDRVVGDARTSDFGWSLLTDLTDIGNRMAGSAGERRGAERVVEAFEDAGLRNAGLDEFEIPGWWRGESSLAVSGAVERHHANSHEVIALPGTPSGEATAPLVDVGDGTDEEFAAAGDALEGAIAMASSRTPENRDRWIHRMEKYVAAAERGAVGFVFRNHIEGALPPTGEIGYHNRPGPIPAVGVSKEVGDRLSRLAEAAEGDGSGSGAAEDDRPTVSLDVDCRNEPTTSVNAVADVGPDTEEAVYLTAHVDAHDVSDGANDNGAGSALVAEVGRLLATVEDDLDTRVRLVTFGSEEIGLWGAYHTAETTPEEKIACVVNLDGACSSRNLRVGTNGFAGMRSTFEAVADAFDAPLTTGETISPHGDQWAFVQEGIPAVMASTTSDQSGRGWGHTHADTLDKLDSRDLREMATLVAAAVYRFATGDVEAEHRSRESIRDAIDEGYVEELKTGGRWPYDE, encoded by the coding sequence ATGACCGAGCTACCGGACCGCGTCGTCGGCGACGCGCGGACGAGCGACTTCGGGTGGAGCCTCCTCACGGACCTGACCGACATCGGGAACCGGATGGCCGGCTCTGCGGGCGAGCGCCGCGGCGCCGAGCGCGTCGTCGAGGCGTTCGAGGACGCCGGGCTCCGGAACGCCGGCCTCGACGAGTTCGAGATTCCCGGCTGGTGGCGCGGCGAGTCGTCGCTCGCGGTGTCGGGCGCGGTCGAGCGACACCACGCGAACTCCCACGAGGTGATCGCGTTACCGGGCACGCCGAGCGGTGAGGCGACGGCTCCGCTCGTCGACGTCGGCGACGGCACCGACGAGGAGTTCGCGGCCGCGGGCGACGCGCTGGAGGGTGCGATCGCCATGGCCTCCTCGCGCACGCCGGAGAACCGAGACCGGTGGATCCACCGGATGGAGAAGTACGTCGCGGCGGCCGAGCGCGGCGCCGTCGGGTTCGTCTTCCGGAACCACATCGAGGGGGCGCTCCCGCCGACCGGCGAGATCGGCTACCACAACCGGCCCGGCCCGATCCCCGCGGTCGGCGTCTCGAAGGAGGTCGGCGACCGACTCTCGCGGCTCGCCGAGGCGGCCGAAGGCGACGGGTCGGGAAGCGGCGCCGCGGAAGACGACCGCCCGACGGTCTCGCTCGACGTCGACTGCCGGAACGAGCCGACGACCTCGGTGAACGCCGTCGCGGACGTCGGGCCGGACACCGAGGAGGCGGTGTACCTCACCGCCCACGTCGACGCCCACGACGTGAGCGACGGCGCGAACGACAACGGCGCCGGGTCGGCGCTCGTCGCGGAGGTCGGCCGCCTGCTCGCGACCGTCGAGGACGACCTCGACACGCGGGTGCGCCTCGTCACCTTCGGCTCGGAGGAGATCGGGCTGTGGGGGGCGTATCACACCGCGGAGACGACGCCGGAGGAGAAGATCGCCTGCGTGGTCAACCTCGACGGCGCCTGTAGCTCTCGGAATCTCCGCGTCGGGACGAACGGGTTCGCGGGGATGCGCTCGACGTTCGAGGCGGTCGCGGACGCGTTCGACGCGCCCCTGACGACCGGCGAAACGATCTCGCCGCACGGCGACCAGTGGGCGTTCGTTCAGGAGGGGATCCCGGCCGTGATGGCCTCGACGACGAGCGACCAGTCCGGGCGCGGGTGGGGCCACACCCACGCCGACACCCTCGACAAGCTCGACTCGCGGGACCTCCGCGAGATGGCGACGCTCGTGGCCGCGGCCGTCTACCGGTTCGCGACGGGCGACGTCGAGGCCGAACACCGGTCGCGGGAGTCGATCCGCGACGCCATCGACGAGGGGTACGTCGAGGAGCTGAAGACGGGCGGGCGGTGGCCCTACGACGAGTGA
- a CDS encoding helix-turn-helix domain-containing protein encodes MREVTFRIHHAGEPECEVSARHPEVRYRSVSSMTGSGPEHKRIAELTGPSAEIEAFVEEFREFDLIVSAEPLAPIEGTHAYVALTIDVDAADWDGIGDRFSRMGIHYRTGTTISGGVERWTAYLEDDDDLSAVMRELERGGNEVELARNVELASIERSPQLPASGLLDGLTDRQREVLATAIAAGYYDHGGGVGVEEVAAELGLGSTTVWEHLSRAESTVMNALFDRFAEGEPVGAVREADRSDSP; translated from the coding sequence ATGCGGGAAGTGACGTTCCGGATCCACCACGCGGGGGAGCCGGAGTGCGAGGTGAGCGCGCGCCACCCGGAGGTGCGCTACCGGTCTGTCTCCTCGATGACCGGCAGCGGCCCCGAGCACAAGCGGATCGCCGAGCTCACCGGGCCGTCGGCGGAGATCGAGGCGTTCGTCGAGGAGTTCCGCGAGTTCGACCTGATCGTCTCCGCGGAGCCGCTGGCGCCGATCGAGGGGACGCACGCCTACGTCGCCCTGACGATCGACGTCGACGCCGCCGACTGGGACGGGATCGGCGACCGGTTCTCGCGGATGGGGATCCACTACCGGACGGGGACGACCATCTCCGGCGGCGTCGAGCGCTGGACGGCGTACTTGGAGGACGACGACGACCTCTCGGCGGTGATGCGCGAACTCGAACGCGGCGGCAACGAGGTGGAGCTGGCGCGCAACGTCGAGCTGGCGTCGATCGAGCGCTCGCCGCAGCTCCCGGCGTCCGGCCTCCTCGACGGGCTCACCGACCGGCAGCGGGAGGTCCTCGCGACCGCGATCGCCGCGGGCTACTACGACCACGGCGGGGGCGTCGGCGTCGAGGAGGTCGCCGCGGAGCTGGGTCTCGGCTCGACGACGGTGTGGGAACACCTCTCACGAGCGGAGTCGACGGTGATGAACGCGCTGTTCGACCGGTTCGCGGAGGGCGAGCCGGTCGGCGCCGTCCGCGAGGCGGACCGGTCGGATTCACCGTGA
- a CDS encoding aldo/keto reductase, translating into MQHRELGNSGVEVSEIGFGAWVVGTDWWGDRSDEQAVGMVEEALDAGVTYVDTGDVYGHGDSEEIIGEAIDGRRDEVTLSTKIGYDFYDNPQAGHGELPKELNEEYLTEAFEASLDRLDTDYVDVLQLHNADVDEVTPEVRDLLAEWKADGRVRALGWALGPSIGWLAEGDAAVEYEEFDAVQTVFNLFEQEPGRHFVETIRESGSDTSVIARVPHSSGLLNEQVTPDTVLEDGDHRSHRPKEWYETGWEKVDAIRFLEDPDHSEGTRTMAQAAIRWLLAHDEVASVTPTFRDGDDIAEWSAAADVPPVSDAEYDRLEALYARNFDIDRDDGMDVLRTSVDGEDIEAAGLDKRAASY; encoded by the coding sequence ATGCAACACCGCGAACTCGGTAACTCGGGCGTCGAGGTCTCGGAGATCGGCTTCGGCGCGTGGGTCGTCGGCACCGACTGGTGGGGCGACCGCTCGGACGAGCAGGCGGTCGGGATGGTCGAGGAGGCGCTCGACGCGGGCGTCACCTACGTCGACACCGGCGACGTGTACGGTCACGGCGACAGCGAGGAGATCATCGGGGAGGCGATCGACGGCCGCCGCGACGAGGTGACGCTGTCGACGAAGATCGGCTACGACTTCTACGACAACCCGCAGGCCGGCCACGGCGAGCTCCCGAAGGAGCTCAACGAGGAGTACCTCACCGAGGCGTTCGAGGCCTCGCTGGACCGCCTCGACACCGACTACGTCGACGTGCTCCAGCTCCACAACGCCGACGTCGACGAGGTGACGCCCGAGGTGCGCGACCTCCTCGCCGAGTGGAAGGCGGACGGCCGCGTCCGTGCGCTCGGCTGGGCGCTCGGCCCCTCGATCGGCTGGCTCGCCGAGGGCGACGCCGCCGTCGAGTACGAGGAGTTCGACGCGGTCCAGACCGTCTTCAACCTCTTCGAGCAGGAGCCGGGCCGCCACTTCGTTGAGACGATCCGCGAGAGCGGCTCGGACACCTCCGTCATCGCCCGCGTCCCGCACTCCTCCGGCCTCCTCAACGAGCAGGTGACGCCCGACACGGTCCTCGAAGACGGCGACCACCGCTCGCACCGCCCGAAGGAGTGGTACGAGACGGGCTGGGAGAAGGTCGACGCGATCCGCTTCCTCGAGGACCCGGACCACAGCGAGGGGACCCGCACGATGGCGCAGGCCGCGATCCGCTGGCTGCTCGCGCACGACGAGGTCGCCTCCGTCACGCCCACCTTCCGCGACGGCGACGACATCGCCGAGTGGAGCGCCGCCGCGGACGTGCCGCCGGTCTCCGACGCCGAGTACGACCGCCTCGAAGCGCTGTACGCCCGCAACTTCGATATCGACCGCGACGACGGCATGGACGTCCTCCGCACCTCCGTCGACGGCGAGGACATCGAGGCCGCCGGCCTCGACAAGCGCGCGGCCTCGTACTGA